The following coding sequences are from one Terriglobia bacterium window:
- a CDS encoding M13 family metallopeptidase, with translation MSRLHRNATSLLIGLVSLALAHGSAPAQPAPSAGETSAPAVPTFDASALDRNADPCVNFYKFACGSWMATHPIPPDKTRWGRFDELAERNREVLHQILESYVKPQSVADAVQRKVGDYYASCMDEAAIESVGTQPLRPEFRRIDAIHDRSGLLEEVAHLETQGIHALFGFGSAPDLHDATTQIAHVSDGGLTLPDRDYYLKDDAKSKEIRERYVAHVRKMLELAGEKPEAAAPEAAAILALETDLAQANMDRVSRRDPQKRDHRMSVEELVKLAPGFEFAKYFADTGAPKFSSLNVANPDFFKAIDGKLRTVPLDAFKAYLRWKVVHETAAALPVEFVREDFEFWNKYLRGQTEIEARWKRCTRITDASLGEALGRLYVDKAFPPEAKQRTLDLVNGVEKAMGEDLKTLPWMSDATKKKAEEKLAKITNKIGYPDKWRDYGSVAISRGDFFGNSLRADSFEVRRQMDKIGKPVDKAEWGMTPPTVNAYYNPSQNNVNFPAGILEPPFYRAGRDDAVNYGGIGAVIGHELTHGFDDQGAKFDANGNLTNWWSEKDKAEFDKRTSCLADEYERFSPVEGVHLNGKLTLGENTADNGGVRLAFGALEDMLRSRPGLVAPKIEDFTPEQRFFLGYAQVWCQNVTPESSRLLAVTDPHSPGEFRVNGVLVNSDAFQQAFTCKAGQPMVSSAVCRAW, from the coding sequence ATGAGCCGCCTCCACAGGAACGCGACGTCACTTCTCATCGGTCTCGTCTCCCTCGCTCTCGCCCACGGTTCGGCGCCGGCGCAGCCGGCTCCTTCCGCGGGGGAGACGTCCGCGCCGGCCGTTCCGACGTTCGACGCGAGCGCGCTGGACCGCAACGCCGACCCCTGCGTGAATTTCTACAAGTTCGCCTGCGGGAGCTGGATGGCGACCCATCCCATTCCGCCGGACAAGACCCGCTGGGGGCGCTTCGACGAGCTCGCCGAGCGGAATCGGGAAGTGCTTCACCAGATCCTGGAGAGCTACGTGAAGCCTCAGAGCGTCGCCGACGCCGTCCAGCGGAAGGTGGGCGACTACTACGCCTCGTGCATGGACGAGGCCGCCATCGAGTCCGTCGGGACACAGCCGCTGCGCCCGGAGTTCCGGCGAATCGACGCGATCCACGACCGCTCGGGGCTGCTGGAAGAGGTGGCGCACCTCGAGACGCAGGGGATCCACGCCCTCTTCGGCTTCGGGTCCGCGCCGGACCTGCACGACGCCACCACGCAGATCGCCCACGTCTCCGACGGCGGTCTCACGCTCCCGGACCGCGATTACTACCTGAAGGACGACGCGAAATCGAAGGAGATCCGCGAGCGCTACGTCGCGCACGTCCGGAAGATGCTCGAACTCGCCGGGGAGAAGCCCGAGGCCGCCGCGCCCGAGGCGGCGGCGATTCTGGCGCTCGAAACGGATCTGGCGCAGGCCAACATGGACCGGGTCTCCCGCCGCGACCCGCAGAAGCGCGACCACCGCATGAGCGTGGAAGAGCTGGTCAAGCTCGCGCCCGGGTTCGAGTTCGCGAAGTACTTCGCGGACACCGGGGCGCCGAAGTTCAGCTCGCTCAACGTCGCCAACCCCGATTTCTTCAAGGCGATCGACGGGAAGCTCCGGACCGTTCCCCTCGACGCCTTCAAGGCCTACCTGCGCTGGAAAGTCGTGCACGAGACGGCCGCGGCGCTTCCCGTCGAGTTCGTGCGGGAGGATTTCGAGTTCTGGAACAAGTACCTCCGCGGGCAAACCGAGATCGAGGCGCGCTGGAAGCGCTGCACGCGCATCACCGACGCCAGTCTGGGCGAGGCCCTGGGGCGCCTCTACGTCGACAAGGCGTTCCCACCCGAGGCGAAGCAGCGGACGCTCGACCTGGTCAACGGGGTCGAGAAAGCGATGGGCGAGGACCTGAAGACGCTGCCCTGGATGAGCGACGCGACGAAGAAGAAGGCCGAGGAGAAGCTGGCGAAGATCACGAACAAGATCGGCTACCCGGACAAGTGGCGCGATTACGGCTCGGTCGCCATCTCCCGCGGCGATTTCTTCGGCAACAGCCTGCGAGCCGATTCGTTCGAGGTCCGGCGGCAGATGGACAAGATCGGCAAGCCCGTGGACAAGGCGGAGTGGGGCATGACCCCGCCCACCGTCAACGCCTACTACAATCCGTCTCAGAACAACGTCAACTTCCCGGCGGGAATTCTGGAGCCGCCGTTCTATCGGGCCGGTCGCGACGACGCGGTGAACTACGGCGGCATCGGCGCGGTCATCGGGCACGAGCTCACCCACGGCTTCGACGATCAAGGCGCGAAGTTCGACGCCAACGGCAATCTGACGAACTGGTGGAGCGAGAAGGACAAGGCCGAATTCGACAAGCGCACGAGCTGCTTGGCCGACGAGTACGAGCGGTTCTCCCCGGTCGAGGGGGTCCACCTCAACGGAAAGCTGACGCTCGGCGAGAACACCGCCGACAACGGGGGCGTCCGCCTGGCGTTCGGCGCGCTCGAGGACATGTTGAGGAGCCGCCCGGGTCTCGTCGCCCCCAAGATCGAGGACTTCACCCCCGAGCAGCGCTTCTTCC
- a CDS encoding sigma 54-interacting transcriptional regulator, producing the protein MTALPASNRAGRAVQAVLRTVLDSAGWERAFLVAAPEPGDLGPPRVQASASLRPDGRRAASRTVLRRALEGAGHLICADARDDPALAEGVSVRALDLRAVASVPVGADRPTAALVVDRRAAGGAASSDALRLLAAFAEVLAALCGSSGRTPAPVAEPAPVLIGRSARFLESLAWARRVARSRLPVLLVGETGTGKEGIARAIHRDSVRVSAPFLAVNCAALPETLLESELFGAVRGAYTGAERDRPGLFRLAHGGTLFLDEVGDMSPPMQAKLLRVLQDGRVRPVGGGTEVAVDVRIVSATHRNLGALAEEGRFRADLYWRLATAEVCVPPLRDRREDIPLLAEHIVSRLRVEAGTLEEVRLDPSALDALASCDWPGNVRQLQSVLARGLLRCEGDTLSAAHLDLPAARKRTGEERPVPLERRWIEEALRDSQGHLALAASRIGWSRQKLYRRMKALGLPRLGTG; encoded by the coding sequence GTGACGGCTTTGCCGGCGTCAAACCGGGCCGGGCGCGCCGTCCAAGCGGTCCTGCGGACGGTGCTCGATTCGGCCGGGTGGGAGCGCGCCTTCCTCGTCGCGGCGCCCGAGCCCGGAGACCTCGGCCCGCCGCGGGTGCAGGCTTCGGCGTCGCTCAGGCCCGACGGACGGAGGGCCGCGAGCCGCACGGTCCTGAGGCGAGCGCTGGAGGGAGCCGGTCATCTGATCTGTGCGGACGCGCGCGACGACCCGGCCCTCGCGGAGGGCGTTTCGGTGCGAGCGCTCGACCTCCGTGCGGTCGCCTCGGTCCCGGTCGGAGCGGATCGACCGACTGCGGCCCTCGTCGTGGACCGCCGCGCCGCGGGAGGCGCGGCCTCCTCCGACGCGCTGCGGCTGCTCGCGGCTTTCGCCGAGGTACTCGCGGCGCTCTGCGGCTCCTCGGGCCGGACACCCGCACCCGTGGCGGAACCGGCCCCGGTGCTCATCGGACGTTCGGCCCGCTTCCTGGAGTCCCTCGCCTGGGCAAGGCGCGTCGCACGATCGCGACTTCCGGTTCTGCTGGTCGGCGAGACAGGGACCGGCAAGGAGGGGATCGCCCGCGCGATCCATCGTGACAGCGTCCGGGTGTCCGCCCCTTTCCTGGCCGTGAACTGCGCCGCGCTGCCCGAGACGCTCCTCGAGAGCGAGTTGTTCGGCGCGGTTCGCGGGGCCTACACCGGAGCGGAGCGCGACCGTCCGGGTCTCTTTCGTCTCGCTCACGGGGGAACGCTGTTCCTCGACGAGGTCGGCGACATGTCGCCGCCGATGCAGGCCAAGCTGCTCCGCGTCCTTCAGGACGGGCGCGTCCGCCCGGTGGGCGGCGGGACCGAGGTCGCGGTGGATGTGAGAATCGTCTCCGCGACGCACCGGAATCTCGGCGCGCTGGCGGAGGAGGGCCGATTCCGAGCGGATCTCTACTGGCGCCTCGCCACGGCGGAGGTGTGCGTGCCTCCCCTCCGGGATCGCCGGGAGGATATCCCGCTCCTCGCCGAGCATATCGTGTCGCGCCTTCGCGTCGAGGCGGGCACGCTGGAGGAGGTGCGCCTCGACCCGTCGGCGCTCGACGCGCTCGCCTCGTGCGACTGGCCGGGCAACGTCCGCCAGCTCCAGTCCGTCCTCGCGCGCGGTCTCCTCCGCTGCGAGGGGGACACGCTCTCCGCCGCCCACCTCGACCTTCCCGCCGCGAGGAAGCGGACCGGGGAGGAACGGCCGGTGCCCCTCGAGCGACGCTGGATCGAAGAGGCCCTTCGCGACTCCCAAGGGCACCTCGCGTTGGCGGCATCCCGCATTGGCTGGAGCCGGCAGAAGCTCTATCGCAGGATGAAGGCCCTGGGATTGCCGAGGCTCGGCACGGGCTGA
- a CDS encoding rhomboid family intramembrane serine protease, which translates to MSYYRHAPNRTSGSGLGFGFPPVTPVTRAIMIACGIVWSVQFLLGPVFGAADLSRVFGIVPPLVVRGYVWQPFTYMFLHSPVQISHLLLNLLILWMVGGDLERHWGGRRYLTYYVVCGAGAGVFVTVAGLLSGTNVPTIGASGAIYGLLLAYGIIFAERMILFMLIFPMRARTLSWVLFAIAFVSAWGQSASGVSYIAHLGGMVVGYLYLKKVWRVRELYRDLRWRLRRRKFRVAPPDDRDRWVN; encoded by the coding sequence ATGAGCTACTACCGCCACGCACCCAACCGCACGTCGGGCTCGGGCCTCGGGTTCGGTTTCCCGCCCGTCACCCCGGTGACCCGGGCGATCATGATCGCCTGCGGAATCGTGTGGTCCGTGCAGTTCCTGCTCGGGCCGGTTTTCGGCGCGGCGGACCTGTCCCGGGTATTCGGCATCGTCCCGCCCCTCGTGGTCCGCGGGTACGTCTGGCAGCCGTTCACCTACATGTTCCTTCACTCGCCGGTCCAGATCTCCCACTTGCTGCTCAACCTGCTCATCCTGTGGATGGTCGGTGGCGACCTGGAGAGGCACTGGGGAGGAAGGAGGTACCTGACCTACTACGTGGTGTGCGGCGCGGGAGCCGGGGTGTTCGTGACGGTCGCGGGACTCCTGTCGGGCACGAACGTGCCCACGATCGGAGCCTCGGGGGCGATCTACGGACTCCTGCTGGCGTACGGGATCATATTCGCCGAGAGAATGATCCTCTTCATGCTGATCTTCCCGATGCGCGCGCGCACCCTGTCATGGGTGCTGTTCGCGATTGCGTTCGTTTCGGCCTGGGGGCAGAGCGCCAGCGGTGTGTCGTACATCGCACACCTCGGCGGGATGGTGGTCGGCTACCTCTACCTCAAGAAGGTATGGCGGGTGCGCGAACTTTATCGGGACCTCCGCTGGCGGCTCCGCCGGCGGAAGTTCCGCGTCGCGCCACCCGACGACCGCGACCGCTGGGTGAATTGA
- a CDS encoding RNA polymerase sigma factor RpoD/SigA encodes MESTQNDRNSLLSRYFAEIREYPLLTKEEEMSLARHVKRGRSGALNELIESNLSFVVKVASEYRNLGLPFEDLLNEGNIGLIEAAHRYDASKGTKFITYAIWWIRKSILKALSEHSNLVRVPNYQMKKVREIRDAENSLRRSLGRAPKREEISERLSKAISKIDQVLQFNLREISIEDKIGKDRDKPISDYLVDIACLSPEDDLIKREASSLVGDAMGHLTDQERTVVSFRFGLTGGVGLTLKEIGEKMGISRERVRQIECQAKARLRKMFARKRMVAAPSKRPFPVSAIAKPSRPGS; translated from the coding sequence ATGGAATCGACGCAGAACGACAGGAACTCCTTGCTGTCGCGTTACTTCGCCGAGATCAGGGAATACCCTCTCCTCACCAAGGAGGAGGAGATGTCCCTCGCGCGTCACGTCAAGCGGGGTCGCTCGGGGGCTCTGAACGAGCTGATCGAGTCCAACCTCAGCTTCGTCGTGAAGGTGGCGAGCGAGTACCGGAACCTCGGACTCCCTTTCGAGGACCTGCTCAACGAGGGGAACATCGGTCTGATCGAGGCCGCCCACCGCTACGATGCGAGCAAGGGCACGAAGTTCATCACGTATGCGATCTGGTGGATCCGCAAGTCCATCCTCAAGGCCCTCTCCGAGCACTCGAATCTCGTGCGCGTCCCGAACTACCAGATGAAGAAGGTCCGCGAGATCCGCGACGCGGAGAACTCCCTGAGGCGGAGCCTCGGACGCGCCCCGAAGCGAGAGGAGATCTCCGAACGGCTCTCCAAGGCGATCTCCAAGATCGACCAGGTGCTCCAGTTCAACCTGCGCGAGATCAGTATCGAAGACAAGATCGGAAAGGACCGCGACAAGCCGATCTCCGACTATCTCGTGGACATCGCGTGCTTGAGCCCCGAGGACGATCTCATCAAGCGCGAGGCGAGCAGCCTCGTCGGCGACGCGATGGGCCACCTGACCGACCAGGAGAGGACGGTGGTGTCGTTCCGCTTCGGCCTCACCGGCGGCGTTGGCCTGACCCTCAAGGAGATCGGCGAGAAGATGGGGATCAGCCGCGAGCGCGTGCGGCAGATCGAGTGCCAGGCCAAGGCCAGGCTCCGTAAGATGTTCGCGCGTAAGCGCATGGTCGCGGCGCCCTCCAAGCGGCCGTTCCCGGTGAGCGCCATCGCGAAGCCCTCGCGCCCCGGAAGCTGA